Genomic segment of Leishmania panamensis strain MHOM/PA/94/PSC-1 chromosome 20 sequence:
GGTGCGTGTCTGGGTGTCTCTGCATGTTCTGAAGGGAGGCgacccctttcctcttcacaCCTTCGTCTCTCGCACCGCCCTTCgactccctttccttcctcgccGCTGGACGATTTGTGGAAGGCGCCACGACGTCTCCCATTCTCTCTTACTCTGTGAACATTtctgtggaggggggagacagGCAGGCTGCTGGCACCGTCCTCACGGACAGTAGCCGTCGACTTGGCTTGCTTTGCAAAGCGTATCTTTTCCAGTATTCACTTGAGGTGTCGTCTTATGAGGGCCGCAACGGATGTGCTGACGATatcggcgtcgccgtcggaGACGGAGTCCCTCGCGCGTGCCGCAGTCGCCCTGGCAGGCGGctgttgctcctcctccatagTAACAGGCAACGTCGCCAGCGCTACGGCATGCTTTACctccccactcacccccAAGAGTACGCCGCCGTCTACAGTTAGCCGCTGCCTTGTGCGGCCGGTCTTACGGCAGCGAAGCCATAGCAGTTTTGATGGTTCGTTGTGCCCGCCACAGCAGTCCAGCTGCACCTTCAACCACTCGTTGGCGACTCGCTGCGAgagtgagcgagagggggacaGTGGCGTAAAGATGCCAGCTACGAAAGAGCAGTGCTCCATGCACACCGTCGTCTGTAGTCGATgccccggcgctgctgcaggtcaGCAAGAGCGTCGGCAATGGCAGGAGGGTGCGGCGGAGACAGCTGtgggcagcgacgacgcggcTGAGGACACCGCGAGCGGTGGGGCGAAGGAGAATGACAGGGTGGgtcacaacaacaacagcagcagcagcagcaatggcgGCACCACCAGCGGGGTGCTATGTCCAGTAGTGCAGCCCCTTTCAGATCACACCACCACGGCCTTCAGTGGCTCCACACGTGACCAACAAGATAAGTGGTATGTCGTCACGTGCTCCACACCAAGCAATTCTGCTCGCCCACGCGGCGAGGCCTTGGTGTCGCTGTCGTCCGCTTCCTGCGCTCCTCACTTCTCTGCGAGCACGgcacacaacagcagcgcgtcgagCAACTTCCACGTCGCATCAGCTGGTCCCACTCGTGGTACCGGCGCCACTAGAAGTCACACGGCTGACCCATCGTTCTCCTCGTCTGCGCTCCCCCACAGTGCCCAACTACCTAATGCCAAAGCCAAGGCTgtccctctgctgctggtcAATCGGCTTTCCACCCATTGTGTGAGCGAGGAGCTCGGCTCCCCGGTCACCTCGCGCCCCGCGTCGCGACACGTAGTCAGCGGGGCCTCCCTGACCTTGCTGCAGGGCCCTCTTGGAACGCCGCTGGGAAGCGGCGCCACAAGCCTGGACAGCGTCACTCCACTCAGCAGCAACTGGAGCAGTGCTCGCACTTCCTTCATGCGGCCGCCAAGCTTAACCCgctccagcggcgcagcgtcgacacagggcggcagcgatCATGGCAGTATCACGGTCCCTGGAGGTCTGCCACAGacatgcggcggcggcggaagcggtggcCCAACGGGCGTCATCCCTCATTCCGTCAACGGGCGAGTCTTATGCTCTTCGCACGGAGCACGGCAGCCGGACCTTGGCGCCCGTCGCACGACCTTCCAGCGCAGCGCCTCAAGTGCCTCACCGTCTGTAGCCACTTCAAgccgcggcgcaccgccgccgagtGATCCGAGCGAGTGGtccagcagtgctgcagtgaCAAAGGACACCACCTCAGCACGGCCACCACCGTCAATGTCAAGGGAGATGCAGAGCTTTGTTCTCGGACAGTACCGCACATTGCAGCGCGCCGTCCTCTTACGCCCCGCTCCACCGCAGTCCGTCGACGCTGATGAGTCCTCGGCGGATTTTCAGCACATCAAGCGGACGACTTGTCCGAAGCATTCCAAGGCAGCCAAGGAGACAATCAAGGcacaggaggtggtgcggctgcgcacccttcagcagcaccaccacgacaTGGAGGTGATTCGAAACGGCGGCCGCGAGCATGTTGGGCCAGAGATGAAGAGCAGCGTGGTGCTGGCCGGCGCCCTGTCCAAACTGCGAGCGCGCACCCGTTGCAGCCTCAGCAGAAGCGCTGCCGTGGATCTCGGAGGGAGCGTGGAGACGTCCTTTGTGGGCTCACCTGACGAACGCAATGTCGCTGCCCTGTACTCCAGAGACGGCTCCTCGGACGCGACTCACGAAAAGAAtggcgcggcgcagtcgCCGCGGTCGGAGGGGGAGCCGGAAGCCTGGCACACCTCCAAAGCCTTCATGGAATTCAATGCCCCTGCTGACGCGCGGTGTAAGGGGCAGAAGTGGGGCCACGTGAATAAGAACCGCATGAAGAGCGAGGAGATCGTCATGGCCGTGGTTttcgacagcgacgacgaggaaaCCGATGCAAGCGGCACGTCTAGCGTGGAAACGCAGAGGCGTTCTAGCGTCGGCCTGTCGCACCGGAGCGCACAGTTGAGCCCCATGGACGTAGGCGAGTTTTCCAGCAACACGGCAGAGAAGCGCGCTGGCGAACGACTTGTCTcgcagccacagcgccgtaggggagcagcagcccctGCGAGATG
This window contains:
- a CDS encoding hypothetical protein (TriTrypDB/GeneDB-style sysID: LpmP.20.0460); the protein is MRAATDVLTISASPSETESLARAAVALAGGCCSSSIVTGNVASATACFTSPLTPKSTPPSTVSRCLVRPVLRQRSHSSFDGSLCPPQQSSCTFNHSLATRCESEREGDSGVKMPATKEQCSMHTVVCSRCPGAAAGQQERRQWQEGAAETAVGSDDAAEDTASGGAKENDRVGHNNNSSSSSNGGTTSGVLCPVVQPLSDHTTTAFSGSTRDQQDKWYVVTCSTPSNSARPRGEALVSLSSASCAPHFSASTAHNSSASSNFHVASAGPTRGTGATRSHTADPSFSSSALPHSAQLPNAKAKAVPLLLVNRLSTHCVSEELGSPVTSRPASRHVVSGASLTLLQGPLGTPLGSGATSLDSVTPLSSNWSSARTSFMRPPSLTRSSGAASTQGGSDHGSITVPGGLPQTCGGGGSGGPTGVIPHSVNGRVLCSSHGARQPDLGARRTTFQRSASSASPSVATSSRGAPPPSDPSEWSSSAAVTKDTTSARPPPSMSREMQSFVLGQYRTLQRAVLLRPAPPQSVDADESSADFQHIKRTTCPKHSKAAKETIKAQEVVRLRTLQQHHHDMEVIRNGGREHVGPEMKSSVVLAGALSKLRARTRCSLSRSAAVDLGGSVETSFVGSPDERNVAALYSRDGSSDATHEKNGAAQSPRSEGEPEAWHTSKAFMEFNAPADARCKGQKWGHVNKNRMKSEEIVMAVVFDSDDEETDASGTSSVETQRRSSVGLSHRSAQLSPMDVGEFSSNTAEKRAGERLVSQPQRRRGAAAPARCATPPLHGSSSGSEESRFACNNQRRSSALNIPSLYATQPLEPCSPLATSTSAPPAFLPTHSHDASHHHSNSAVTLLERRSPERDGDEDAEDECCHCCPCKHPKNFFALCRANSQSTASLVCRGEQRNVGVSRTDEGTQLISRLAQPAASVKPMAERQPSTVMSCANSDACSVVVEDLENNDGDEVMLSMQSFRRSNIRRIR